GTGACCCGATATTCCTTGTCCTGAACTTCCTCGCGGCCTTCCAGAGTGCGGTGAACCTCGCGGTAAAAATAATGGAGAAAAAAGCCTGAGCTCACCTCCTCTCGTAGAGGCCGATGAGTTCACCCTGCTGGATCACGTGGCCCCTCATGGCCCTCTCCAGTTCCTCCCTGCTCGAACCGGGTTTAAGGTCAAGGGTGGTATCGAGGGCGTAGACCCTGAAATGGTAGTGGTGTACCCCGTGCCCCCTCGGCGGACATGGCCCGCCGTAGCCTATCCTTCCGAAGTCGTTGCGCCCCTGAACGAGTCGTATGGGGGCTTCAACTTCCGGTTGGGCTGGCAGACCCTCTGGTATCTCCCCGAGCGGTGGGATGTTCCACGCTATCCAGTGGGTGAAGGTTCCCGCCGGGGCGTCGGGATCGTCCACTATTATCACCAGACTTCTGGCACCCGGATCTATGTGCCCGATGAAGATGGGCGGGTTAACGTCGTCGCCGTCGCAGGTAAACTCCACGGGTATGTAATCCCCATTGTGAAACACCGAACCAACCTCAAGGTCCATACCAACCCCTCCTTCTGGCCTTTCCATGGAGGTGCATCCCGTTGATAGCATTCCAAAAACCAAAAGGAACACCACCGCGAGTTCCCTCATGTTGGTATGTTCCTTTTCAAACGTAAAAACTTTTCGGGGTTAAAACCCCACCAAGGTTTATTAACTTCAAACACAAGGTGGAGATGGTGCTGACCATGGAGCTGAAGGGAAAGGTCGCCCTCGTTACGGGGGCCGGAAGGGGAATAGGACGGGCCATAGCCATCGCCCTCGCCCGGAAGGGTGCGAACGTTGGCGTGAACTACGCCCACCGCTTGGAAGAGGCGAAGGAAGTGGTTGAGCTGTGCCGTTCCTATGGTGTGGATGCCATCGCCCTGAAGGCCGACGTGAGGGACCGCGGTGAAGTGAGGGAGATGGTCGAGCGGATGATCGACCGCTTCGGAAGGATAGACGTCCTCGTGAACAACGCGGGGATCCTCGGGAAGGCCATGAAGCCGATGGAGGTGAGCGATGAGGAGTGGGACGAGGTCCTCGGCGTCAACCTCAAGGGGGCCTTCATCGTCACGCAGGAGGTTCTAAGGTACATGAAAAAGGGCAAGATCGTCAACATAGCCTCGATAGCCGGAAAGGACGGCGGAACGGTCGGGCCGCACTACGCCGCATCGAAGGGCGGACTGATAGCCCTCACCTTCAACCTCGCGAGGCACCTCGCCCCGGACGTGCTGGTCAACGCGGTTGCCCCGGGTCCCGTGGATACATCCCTCATAAGCCCGGAGGTAAAGGAGAGGCTCCGCTCGCTCTCGCTGACGGGAGAAATAGCCAGACCCGAGGATATAGCCCATGCCGTGATCTTCCTCCTTGAAAACGACCACGTCACCGGGGAAGTGGTGGACGTCAACGGCGGCAGGCTGATGGACTGAGCCCGATCGGAAGGGTTTTTAACCCGTTTTCCAATCGATGGACATGAAGGTGATCTGGGAGAGGGAGATTCCGGCGGAGGATATAGTGGTTTCGCCGAGGCCCGTCTGGAAGTGCCGTTCCTGTCCCATGTACGGCAGGAGACCGAGCTGTCCTCCCCACGCTCCGGACTGGAGGGAGGCGAGGGAGTGGGTGCGCCACTTCAGAAGGGCCCTTCTGGTGAAGTTCGGTGTGGACATGGACCGCTTTGAAAGGGACAAGCGGGAGGCCATCCTCTACCTCCTGAAAAAGGAGGCCGAGTTCTTCAGGGAGGGGAAGATGTACGCCACCGCACTGTTTCCCGGGAGCTGTAACCTCTGCGACGACTGTCCCTTCGAGAGGGGCGAAGCCTGCAGGATGCCCGAAAAGGTCAGACCGAGCATAGACGCCGTGGGGATTGAGATCGGGAGGCTGGTGAAGATAGACTTCTCGGAAAGCGTTCTTTACGGGATGGTGCTGATAGAATGAGCCCTTCCGGATTCGGGGGAGAGGGAGCGATTGCCTACGTAACTGAGAGATGAGGGGATGAAATAGAAAGGGGTCAGCTGAGCATTCCCTCGAGCTCCTCGACGAACTTAATGCTCCTCCTGAGGTCAGCGAAGTAGTCCCTGGCCCTTTCCACGTGCTCCCTGCGTATTTTTCCACCTCCGGCGAGCACGCTTGCCGGGCCCAGAAGCTGTACGGCGTAGCGCAGGCTCGTCTTCTCCCCGAGGTCAGCCAGATACTCCACGGCCTCCTCGTCCACCTCGATCTTCTCCTCCCGGGCACGGATTTTAACGATCTCCCTGATCTCGTCCCTGTTGTAGGGGGCGGTGTTGATTATGAGCAGTCTGTCGAGCATGTCTATGGGTATGCCGTGCGGTGCCTCGATTTCGGTGCCCCTTATCTTCGTTTTCCCCCTGTTGGTGGCGAGGATGAGGATGGGCGCCAGATCGCTCTCCATGGCCCTCGCGAGGAAGGAGAAGGCCTCTATGTCGAGCATATGACACTCGTCGATGAAGAGAACCCCCGGAACGAGGCTGGCCTTTCCTTCCTCAACCCACTTCTTGACGGTTTCATCAACCCTCCGCCTTATCTCGTCGTCTATCTCCATGCCCGTGCTGAAGAGCATGCCGATTATGTTACCGCGGGCGTTGGCGACGTCCAGATCGTGAAGCGTAACCGTGTAGGTGAACTCCTTTATCTTGAGGACCGTACCGCCGGGAAGGTTCACCCTGCGTTTCAGGAAGAGGCCCTCCTCCTCTCTGGTCGTTCCGATCTTGGAGATCCTGCCGGTTTCTGCGTCTATCTGTATGACGTCGCCCTCTTCAACGCCCATCTCGAGGAGCTGGTAGGCTATCTCCCTCCCGGCCCGGATCGTTTTCTCGTCGTCCTTCGTGCGCAGCGTTATGACCACATCCTGCGGGACCTCGGCGTAGGGGTTGAGGGGGTGCTTGGCCCTGTTTATCCTGATCTCCTTCACCTCGCCCTCGTAGACCTTTCTCTCCTCGCTTATCCTAACACCAATCGCGCGTCTCAGGGCCTCCTTGAGGAACTCCGTCTTCTTGACCTCCGTTGAGTAGATCTCGCTCCCGGCTATCTGGACGAAGGGAACGTCCTCGCCGAGCTCCCTCGCTATTCCCATGGCTATGGCCGTCTTACCGCTGCCCGTCGGGCCGACGAGGAGGATTCCCTTTCCGGCGAGCTTGCCCCTCTTGATCAGCTCGACCGCTATCCCCGCGGCCTCCCTTGCCTTCGTCTGCCCGACCATTCCATCGGCTATGAAGCGCGCCCTTCCCTTATCATCCAGTCCAAGGCCCCTTATGTGCGAATGCATGCCGACTCTCTCGAACCTCCTCGGTGCCACCTCCTCTATCACGGGCATGGCTTCACCTCCTTTCGACTTAATGTTTCCGGAGGTTACTAAAGGCTGGGGCTTAAAAATTTGACGCTCAAAGGACGTTGAGGTACTTGTGGACCTGAAAGCTCAGACCAACGTTCTTCCGGCCGAGGATCAGCGCCGCCTCGCGGTACATGTCCATGAGCTCCCCCTGACTCATCTCCATGGGTTCCTTCGGCTGTATCACGAGGGGGGCGAGGCCCTTCAAAAGTTCCGCGTACCAGCGGACGTTCTCGACCCTCGTCCGCGGGGTCACCACGAGCTTGGCGTAAACCTTAGCTCCGGCCCTCTTCAGTATCCTGATGCTCTCGACCTCCCTCAGAACGAGGCCCCTCCAGTCGGGCGTTGCCCGGGCGCTCTCGTCCTTTACGTCAACGCTCGCGTAGTCAGTGAGCTCAGCAACCTCCCCAACAAACTCTGGAAGTCCCCCGTGGGTTTCGAGGAAGTTGTCGAAGCCGAGCTCCTTCATCTCGCCCATGAGGGCCTTCAGGGGCCCGATCTGGAGGGTGGGTTCTCCGCCCGTGTAGCTTATGGAGTGAACGTCCCCAGTGTCGAGGTTCAGGACGGATTCCACAACCTCTTCGAGCGAGGCCGGGTTCCGCCTATACTCGAACCTGCCCGTGAAGGGCTCGACCTCCCGCCTCCACCGGGAAACCCGCGACGCGTCGATGTACTCCCGGGAATCGCACCAGAGGCAGTTAAGATCACAGCCCGCAAACCTGACGAAGATCTGCCTCCTGCCGAAGGCCGAACCTTCAACGCTTCCCCCCTCACCCTGCCAGCTGTTGAAGACCTCGGCCATGATCAGCCTCATACCGACACCTCACAGTTCCTCAACGTCAACGCCCCGGACCCTTTCGCTCACGTACCCCTCGAGTATCTCGACCCTTACCTCCCTCTCCTCCCCCCTAAGGCTCGCCATGAGCCTCACGGCGTTCGAGTAGTCCCAGAGCCTTCTCCGGGCTTCGTCCGTAACCCTCTCGGCCATCACTATTATCTCCCTCTCCCCGGGCCTCTGGCTCACGAACTCCACGACCTTCCTCGCGTCCTCCTCCGTAAAAGTTCCCCTCTTCTTGAAAAGCACTCCCTCACCCCCGGGGGGACTAAACGTACTTAATCAACAGCTTAACGGCCCTCTCGAAGTCCTCCCTTTCATCTCCCTCAAGAATGCCGTCGAGGTAGGCCAGGTTGGGCAGGTTGAGGATTATGTAGGCAGTGTTCCTCTCGAGACCGAGGTCGTAGGCCTCGTAGTAGACCATCTCCTCCCCGAGCTCCTCGTTGAGAAGGTCCACGAGACGGGCGATGTCCTCCACCCCGAGATCGTCCCTCCCCTTCATCTCATCGAAGTGGCGTTCCATAACCTCCAGCGTCTCAGGGTCAAGATCGAGCGTCCCCCTGAGCCGGGAGAACTCGCCCACTCGAAAAACTTTCACACCCTCTCTGTCCCGGACACCGACGTAATCCCAGAGGATTATCCCCTCCACCGGGTTGTGGCCGTATTTAACCGCCAGACGGGAGAAGATCTCCATTGCCTCGCCCACATCGTCGATGAACTCCTCCTCGTCCCTGAAGCGAATTACCTTGCTCACGGTTCCAGCCATGTTTCGCACCAACCATAGGTCGGCCAAAACGTTATAAGGTTTTATGCGTAAAGGGACTGCCCGAGGAGTTCCGGGTTGCGATGACCTCGGGACCCCCAGGGGGGCGACAGTCCGAACGGCCCCCCGCTTTCTATCGTCCTGATGGTTTTAAAGGGAGAAGTTCAAACCTGTGAACTTAGGGGTCCTTACATTTTTCGGGCAAAGGTTTATAAAACGTCCCCTGAAAGAGGTTTCCAGTCGTGAAAGAGGGTTAGCTTAAGGGGTGATGCTCATGGGAAGGACTACCAAGGTTGGTTCCGCGGGAAGATACGGCCCGAGGTACGGTCTCAAGATCAGAAGAAGGGTGGCGGCCGTCGAGGCCAGGATGAAGCAGAAGCACGTCTGTCCGGTCTGCGGAAGGAAGGCCGTTAGGAGGATAAGCACTGGCATATGGCAGTGCCAGAAGTGCGGTGCCACCTTCGCCGGTGGAGCCTACCTCCCGACGACTCCGGCCGGCAGGGTAGCCAAGCGCGTCATGGCCTCCAAGGTCTGATGCCCTTTTTCATCCGGGTGATGGGCATGGTGCTGGCCGTTTACCGCTGTGCAAAGTGCGGGAAGGAAGTCGAGCTCGACCTCGAGACCGCAAGGGAAGTTCGCTGCCCCTACTGCGGCAGCAGGATACTCTACAAGCCCCGGCCCCGGGTGGCCCGGCGCGTAAAGGCCATCTGATTCTTTCGTTATCCATACAGCCTGAAGGTTTTGAGTGAGGACTATGATGCTGATAACCACCTCCCACAGGCCTACGAGGCGGACGAGGAGCTTCGGACACGATCTTGAGAGGGTCTTTCCGGGTTCCCTCTACCTGACCCGGGGTAAGAAGACCCTGCAGGATCTGCTCATGGAGGCCTACGACAGGAACTACGAGAGGCTTCTGATAATCAACGTCTGGAAGGGCAACCCCCTGAAGATGACCTTCATCAGGGTCGATCCGGAGGACTGGGGTTACCTCGGCTACCTCTACCTCCACGGGATAAAGCTCCAGCGGGAGATCGGTTTCAGGAACCTCAGGCCCATACGCGAGGAGATGCCCTTCGTGGTAACCACGGCAAAGAGGGTCGGGGTGGATCATATGGCCTTCGCCCGGGCCTTTGCTGAGCTGACCGGCGGGAAGTTCGTTCCCCGGGGGAAGGGGAGCATCGAGACGATAGCCGGGAAGAACAACACCGACGTCGTGGGGGTCGTGGAGAACTACCCGAGGGGCATGGCCGTCAACTTCTACCGCCTCGACGTAACGAGGGAAAGGGCCGTTGGTCCCCTCGTTCTCGTCAAGATATGGATAATGGAGGACGGAAGAAGATGGGACTACAAGGAAGCCCTTCCCCGGAGGAGTGGCCGATCGAAGGCCTGATAGAGCTCTCTTTTCCCGATGAGGAGACCGCGAGAATAGTTTACGAGAGCGTTCTTTACGAGCACGATTCCGTCCCCTACAGGAGGAGCAGGGTGGAGTTCCTCCGGGAGGGGAGGAGGATAATCCTTAGGTTCACTGCCAGGGACAACTCAGCTTTGAGGGGAACGCTCAACTCCTACCTCAGATGGATCGCCGTGGCGGTTAACTCCATTGAGCTGTAATGCTTCCCAAACTTTCTTAAACCTGCGGGCTTATTCTAACCGGACATTGAAGGGGAGGTGTTGGTTATGCAGAACGTTCCACCTCAGGTTCAGGCCATGCTCGGCCAGCTTGAAGGTTACCAGCAGCAGCTTCAGCTCGTC
The window above is part of the Thermococcus sp. P6 genome. Proteins encoded here:
- a CDS encoding YbhB/YbcL family Raf kinase inhibitor-like protein — its product is MDLEVGSVFHNGDYIPVEFTCDGDDVNPPIFIGHIDPGARSLVIIVDDPDAPAGTFTHWIAWNIPPLGEIPEGLPAQPEVEAPIRLVQGRNDFGRIGYGGPCPPRGHGVHHYHFRVYALDTTLDLKPGSSREELERAMRGHVIQQGELIGLYERR
- a CDS encoding SDR family NAD(P)-dependent oxidoreductase codes for the protein MELKGKVALVTGAGRGIGRAIAIALARKGANVGVNYAHRLEEAKEVVELCRSYGVDAIALKADVRDRGEVREMVERMIDRFGRIDVLVNNAGILGKAMKPMEVSDEEWDEVLGVNLKGAFIVTQEVLRYMKKGKIVNIASIAGKDGGTVGPHYAASKGGLIALTFNLARHLAPDVLVNAVAPGPVDTSLISPEVKERLRSLSLTGEIARPEDIAHAVIFLLENDHVTGEVVDVNGGRLMD
- a CDS encoding DUF2284 domain-containing protein — its product is MKVIWEREIPAEDIVVSPRPVWKCRSCPMYGRRPSCPPHAPDWREAREWVRHFRRALLVKFGVDMDRFERDKREAILYLLKKEAEFFREGKMYATALFPGSCNLCDDCPFERGEACRMPEKVRPSIDAVGIEIGRLVKIDFSESVLYGMVLIE
- a CDS encoding RuvB-like helicase codes for the protein MPVIEEVAPRRFERVGMHSHIRGLGLDDKGRARFIADGMVGQTKAREAAGIAVELIKRGKLAGKGILLVGPTGSGKTAIAMGIARELGEDVPFVQIAGSEIYSTEVKKTEFLKEALRRAIGVRISEERKVYEGEVKEIRINRAKHPLNPYAEVPQDVVITLRTKDDEKTIRAGREIAYQLLEMGVEEGDVIQIDAETGRISKIGTTREEEGLFLKRRVNLPGGTVLKIKEFTYTVTLHDLDVANARGNIIGMLFSTGMEIDDEIRRRVDETVKKWVEEGKASLVPGVLFIDECHMLDIEAFSFLARAMESDLAPILILATNRGKTKIRGTEIEAPHGIPIDMLDRLLIINTAPYNRDEIREIVKIRAREEKIEVDEEAVEYLADLGEKTSLRYAVQLLGPASVLAGGGKIRREHVERARDYFADLRRSIKFVEELEGMLS
- a CDS encoding 7-carboxy-7-deazaguanine synthase QueE; its protein translation is MRLIMAEVFNSWQGEGGSVEGSAFGRRQIFVRFAGCDLNCLWCDSREYIDASRVSRWRREVEPFTGRFEYRRNPASLEEVVESVLNLDTGDVHSISYTGGEPTLQIGPLKALMGEMKELGFDNFLETHGGLPEFVGEVAELTDYASVDVKDESARATPDWRGLVLREVESIRILKRAGAKVYAKLVVTPRTRVENVRWYAELLKGLAPLVIQPKEPMEMSQGELMDMYREAALILGRKNVGLSFQVHKYLNVL
- a CDS encoding 50S ribosomal protein L37ae — encoded protein: MGRTTKVGSAGRYGPRYGLKIRRRVAAVEARMKQKHVCPVCGRKAVRRISTGIWQCQKCGATFAGGAYLPTTPAGRVAKRVMASKV
- a CDS encoding DNA-directed RNA polymerase subunit P encodes the protein MVLAVYRCAKCGKEVELDLETAREVRCPYCGSRILYKPRPRVARRVKAI
- a CDS encoding ribosomal biogenesis protein, coding for MMLITTSHRPTRRTRSFGHDLERVFPGSLYLTRGKKTLQDLLMEAYDRNYERLLIINVWKGNPLKMTFIRVDPEDWGYLGYLYLHGIKLQREIGFRNLRPIREEMPFVVTTAKRVGVDHMAFARAFAELTGGKFVPRGKGSIETIAGKNNTDVVGVVENYPRGMAVNFYRLDVTRERAVGPLVLVKIWIMEDGRRWDYKEALPRRSGRSKA
- a CDS encoding KEOPS complex subunit Pcc1; translated protein: MGLQGSPSPEEWPIEGLIELSFPDEETARIVYESVLYEHDSVPYRRSRVEFLREGRRIILRFTARDNSALRGTLNSYLRWIAVAVNSIEL